The segment CGAGGGGCCGTTCCTGCTGGCCAATACCCACCCGCGCACTTATGGCAACGTGGCACGCCTCTTGGGCAAGTACGTGCGTGATGAAAAGGTGATTCCGCTCGAAGAGGCGATCCGCAAACTTACGTCGCTACCGGCCGAGAACCTGGGCCTGCGCGATCGCGGTCTCTTGAAGCCGAATTATTGCGCCGATGTCGTGGTCTTCGATCCTGCCAAGATCCAGGACCATGCCACGTATCCCGAATCGCATCAATATTCGACCGGCATGGTGCACGTATTCGTCAACGGCACGCAAGTTCTGGCCGCAGGGGAGCACACCGGTGCCAAACCGGGCCGCGCCGTCTGGGGGCGGGGGCGGAAGGTGAATTAACTACCAGAGAAAAGACACACGAACTTGCGATACTTGGCCGTTTATTCCGTGTGCCATGCTTTTTCGCCGCAGGCGAATAAGCATGCGAGTCGACAGGGGCAGTTACCATGTTGGAAAGCCAAGGGCAGCCGGCACGAAAGAGATGCGTTCGCTATAACGAACCCGGCGTCGTACACGCGCTCACGTTTAGTTGTTTTCAGCGACGGCAATTTCTGAACAAGGATCGCTCGCGCCAGTGGTTCGTCGAAGCCGTATCGCGCGCACGAGAACGGCTCGAATTCAACGTCTGGGCATATGTCATCATGCCTGAGCATTGCCATCTCCTCGTGTATCCGCGCAACCAAGACTATTCGATTAGTCGCATCTTGTCGGCCATAAAGATCCCCGTCTCAAGGCGTGCGCGTGCGTACCTCGAAGCCCAAGCGCCTGATCGCCTGCACGCGATGCTGGACTGCCAGCCGAACGGTCGAGTTGATTACCGGTTCTGGCAGCGGGGCGGCGGCTTTGACCGCAATCTCAGTGAGCCGCGCGCGATTTATCAGACGATCGATTACATCCACGCGAATCCCGTGCGACGTGGACTGGTGGCCAAACCGAGCGAATGGCGTTGGTCGAGCGCACTTTTTTATGAAGGACACGCAGAAGTGCCGCTATGGATGAATCGCGATACTCTGCCGACATTGTTCGCTGCGGGATCGCTACGTAAATAGCCTGAGTGGTTGGCGGGATATGCCCGCGCGTAAGCATGCTTATCCGCCTGCGGCGGAAAAGCATGGCACCCAGAAGAGGCCGCGCCGTCTGGGGGCGGGGGCGGAAGGTGAATTAACTGCTGCGCAGGGATACAGACCGAGACCGCCGAGACTTTTTAACGATCATTGGGTTTCACGGCCCGGGGGCGCGGTTTGTTGCCCGGGATCACGGACTGCCCGTCGCCGCTCGATGTCACGTCGTGGAACGCAACCGCCTTCGGGAAATCCGGGCGAAAAAGAGAGGGGGCCAATTCCCGATTCAGGCAAATCTCTGAAATAACGATCTTCATTTTCGGTGGCTTTTCCAGCCTGCCTGGGAGGCCAGCTCCTTGGGTCAACAGTCCTTCCACCGGACACCATCGCGGCGTCTTGGATTTCTCATCCATCACGTACTTGTAGCTGAGTACGTTCCACTGCGCCTTCCACCCAGGCCATGTCACCGTTTTCGGCGACTCCGTCACCAGGGTCTCTCGCATGGCCATACCGTGACTTTGATCGAAGATCAGCCGCACATCGTATTTCGTTTTGTTCTTCTCAGAAGAGGAGAGCACATCATGGACCGTGATTTGAAGATCTTTGCCGACTTGCGAATCGAGCGTCGCCCCAGGCAAAGCGAGGATGTCCGGAATCGAGCGCTGTAGATTATGAACGCGTCCGACGAGACATTCGGGAGTTGTCGTTTCTATCGCCTTCGGGTCGTGGATTTGCACGCCGCCCCACTTTTCTTCGCCGGTATCCTTGCGTTCTATCGAAAACAGGAACATGAACATTCCATCGCAGCACGACACTTGTTGAATCTCCTCCGCGTCGTCACCGCGTAGTTCCACGTAGCGCCACTTGGCGCCCTCTCTGGCGAATTGACATCGCTGGGTGGGACCGTCGTCGAATTGCCGTGTGTACTCGAAATACACGGACTCAATGGAATTGATTTTCTCAGATACGAGTGCCCGCGCCTCGTCGAGGGTCAGGCTCTCGGCGCCGCGTCCCGCGGTCGCGGAACACGGAGCAAGGGATAGCACAGCTCCCGTGACAACCAACGTTGCGATTCGCATGCTGTCGCTCCCCTTCACAGCAAACGGGAAAGGAGATAGGACCTGAACAGGTAAGCGTGCCCTTCTTCTGACCACCTGCGATCAACCACGACAGGCTTCCCGTACGATAACAGTCTCCCTCGCGTTCTCAATCGTATACGGCAAACCATCGAGCCACGCGGGAAATACCGGCCTTTTGGCGTACTGATCGTAAAATCCCCAGCACCCGCTGGGCCCCCTTTCCCGCCGCCGCCCGTGGGCTATGCTTGCATGCGGTGTTTTTCGCCTGTGCGGGCGCCTCTTGCCGCGCGGCTGCACCGCCCGCCGGCCGCAAGTGCCGAACCACCTGCACGCAAGCCACGCCCCACCCCTTCGAGAAAACGCACCTATGTCTGGCGACCAACGCCTTCGCGGTATTTTCACTCCGAACATCGTCCCGCTTGACGCGCGCGGTGAGATCAACGAGCCCGAGCTGCGCCGCTACACCGATTGGCTGATCGAGCGCGGCGTGCATGGGCTGTACCCGAACGGGTCGACCGGCGAGTTTACCCGCTTCACCGTCGAAGAGCGGCGGCGGATCATCGCCATCATGGCCGATCAGGCGCGGGGCCGCGTGCCCATCCTGGCCGGCGCCGCCGAGGCCAATGTCCGCGAGACCCTCCGCGCCTGCGAATACTACCACTCGCTGGGTGTGCGGGCCGTGGCCATTGTCTCGCCGTATTACTACAAGCTCAGTCCACCGGCAGTGTACGCGTACTTTCGCGAGATCGGCCGCAACACCCCGGTCGACGTGACGCTATACAACATTCCGATGTTCGCTTCGCCGATCGACGTGCCCACCGTGCAGCGGCTGAGCGAGGAGTTCGAAAAGATCGTAGCGATCAAGGATTCGTCAGGCGACCTGCCGCACATGATTCGCATGATCGCGGCGGTGCGACCGAATCGGCCCGACTTCGCCTTTCTCACCGGCTGGGACGCTGCGCTGATGCCGATGCTGCTGGTAGGTTGCGACGGCGGCACCAATGCCACGAGCGGCGTCGTGCCCGAGATTACGCGCAAGCTCTTCGATCTGACAGTGGGCGGACGAATCGACGAGGCGCGCGAGCTGCAATACAAAGTTTTGCGGCTGTTCGACGCCATGATGTACACGGCCGATTTTCCCGAAGGTTTCCGCGCGGCCCTGACGCTACGCGGCTTTCAGCCCGGCTCGGGCCGGCAGCCCCTTTCCGAAGGCCAGCAGATCGAGCTGGGCGTGGTGCGTGACACGCTGCAATGCCTGCTGGCGGAAGAAGGATTCACCGACGAACCGATCGGCGGCTGCCCCCCCTCGCGCGTCGACACCAGGCAAGTCAATCAGATCGTGCAGGGCGTGCTGGCCGAGCTGGCGCGTCGCGGCCTGTCAAACTAGACACGGCGAATTGAACGCGGCGAAATGAAAGTCTCTTAAGCGATGGCCCGTAAGAAGGCGAAATCCGCCGCCGGTCGAACCCGCGCCGTGGCACGGCCGCGCAAGCCCGCGCGCCGCCAGGTACCGCGCCGCAGCCGGCCTGTTCGTGCTGCGGCTGCGCCGCAACCGGCCGAGCCAGCACCCGCGCCGCCTGACGAGCCGCTGAGCCTGGCCCTGGTCGAAGTCGGCAACCTGACGCCGGCCTTGCTCGTGGCCGATCGCTGCGCCAAGGCGGCCGGCGTGCGCATCCTGAATATCGAAAGCACCGACAGCCCGGTGCAGTGCATCAAGCTCGTCGGCGGCACGGCCGCGGTGCGCGAAGCCGCGATCCAGGGCGCCGAACTGGCCGAGCACATGGGCACGTCGGTCACCTGGACCGTGATGCCGGCGCCGCTCGAAGTGACACGCAAGCTGGCTGCACAGCCTCCCGCTTACAGCCCACTGTTGGATACATACGATTCACGCAATCCGCTGGAGAATTCCATGAGCACCTCGCAAGCGATCGGCTTGATCGAAACGCAAGGGCTGGTCGCGGCCCTGCACGCTACCGACGACATGTTGAAATCGGCCGCCGTCGAGCTGGTCGGCAAGGAGAAGATCGGCGCGGCCTATGTGACGATCGTCATCCGCGGCGATGTCGCCGCCGTGCAAGCCGCGATCGCCGTCGGCCGGGAAACCGTCGAGCGCCTGGGCGGCAAGCTGATCATGGCCGATCTGATTCCGCGTCCGCACGCCGAGTTGGCGGCGCTACTGCCGAAATAGCAGTCATGATGCGCGCGATGCTGGATCGCGGCGTCTTACTAGCTGCCGCGCGGCGTATTTCGCAGTCAAAACGCGAAACACAACCCACGACATGAACAGCGCGAAGTAGCACAACAGCGTTCTCGTTGCGAATTCGCTGATCGTCGGAAGTCGATGCCACGGTCGATCAATCGTTATCGCGCCAAAAGACATCGTTGGCTCGACGACGGTCCATCGCGAACAATGCCAGGTCACGACGGCGAGCACCGCCGTGATGGCGAATGCTTCTGACAACGTCACCGTGATGAACGGCTTTCTGCGACGCTTTTCTTTTCCGGTCACGGCCATGCTGTGAGTCCGGCTCGAGTCACGCGAAATCTTTGTTTGCCGGCAGACCGATGGTGACGGTGGTGCCTGTCGTGCTTGTGTCGATGTCCACCCGGCCGCCGTGCGCCGTGACGATGCGCCAGCATTTTGATAGCCCGTTTCCCAGGCCGCGTCCCGCACCACGGCCTGAGTAGAACGGGTCGAAAGCATGACGCCGCACTTCGGCGGGCATGCCGGGACCGTTGTCGCGGATGGTGAGAATCAGGGCTAATTGAGCGGCGCGCGGCTCGGAAAGTTCTAACCCTCCCCTGGCCCCTCCCTGAATGGCAGGGGAATTCGTGGCACTTGCGTCATTTTGAAAGGGCGGAGGATTTGTTACGGCCGTTATTTCGATGCGGCCGCTCTCGCCGCGCCCGGTCATGGCGTCAAGGGCGTTTTCCATCACGGCCCGCAGCGCGACTTGCAGTTGCGTGGCGTCCGCTTGGATCGACGGCAGCTCCTCGGCAAGCGTCACGTCGAGCGCTACGCCGGCCTCCTCGGCACGGGGCGCGAGCTCGCTGACCACCACGTCGATCAGCTCGGTCACGTCGCAATGCGCCAAACGTGGCTGCGGGGGCCGGGCGAAAAGCATCAAGTCGGCGATCATCTCGTGGACACGCAGCGCCTGGGTATTGATCACGGCCAACTCGCGGCGCCGCTCGGGGTCCTGCTCGTGACGCAGGAAAAGCTGCGCGCGGCCCGAGATCACGGCCAGCGGATTATTGATTTCATGCCCGGCGCCGGCGGCAAACTCGGCCAGCGCCTCGAGCTTCTCTTCTTCGAGCCGCTCGTCGAAGCGGGCTTCGAGGCTCGCGAGCTTCGTCAGTCGCGCCACAACGGTCGAAAAATTCCGGGCGGCGAAGCCAGCGGGCGCGAGCCACCGCTGCCGGGCGCGCTCGGGCAGGCTGCCGGCGGAATACTTTTTCGCGGTCGTGGGCTTTATGCGACTCGCTGCCGGGCGCACTGGTTTTCGTTTACTGCCTGCGATCGCCGCGGTCGTTGGCGAGGTCGCGCCGGCTGGACGTTCATGAAGAATCTTCCCAAGCCAGCCCGGCCACGCGGCGGCGAATTCTTTTGCGCTGCCGCCGAACGCCAGCCACTCGTCGGACACGCTGCGCAGGAGAACGGCGAGATAGCGTGGGTCCTGGAGCGGATCGCGCTTTCGAACGTTTGCTGTCGCGGCGGCCACGTCTAGCGCCGCCCGTGCGGCCAATCGGTTTGGCTCCGGAGCGACGAGCGTTTCGTCAGAAGAGGGCAGATCCTCCAACGAATTGAGCAATGCAAGAAGATGCTGCCCCATCCACCTGGCCAGCTCGGCGAGCGTCGGCACATCGCAATCGCCACGATGAGCTACGGCGTGGTGATAAGAGGCCCAGAGGGCGAGCGCGGGATCGGTCGCGAGGGCCTCGATAAGAACTGCCGGCAAGGCGGCTGCCGCCGGCTCGAGTAATAGCGACAAGAGCACGTCGGCTGTCGGTCCCGACAACGGCAGGCGACAAAATCCATCGCCGCACGGAATGGCAGGAAGTCGTGCACTCAAGCGTAGCATCCTCGACGCGGAACGTGCGCCACCACCGAATGCGGCAGGTCGCTAGCGGCGCGCGTACCATCATCGCGCGATCGCCAGCAAACATCGCTTCGTTCGAGCAACTACTTCCGCGATCGACCGCGACGCGCTTACTGACTTAAGCGCTCAGCCGGCGGACAGCGTCTCGATGTCCAACAACGTGCACATCCGTTCGATCAGCGTGTCGACTTCGAACGGCTTGTGGAGGAAATCATTGGCACCCGAGGCGCGGAGGTCGTCGATCTTGTCTTCTTCGACCATGCCCGAGATGCAGATGATGCGCACGTCGTCCATGGTGCTGTCACCGCGGACGCGCTGGCAGACTTCCTTGCCGTTGATGTCCGGCAGCATGACATCGAGCACGATCAGGTCGGGGCGGTATTCCTTGACCATCATGCCGGCGTCGAAACCGTTGTTGACGCTACGGACCTCGAAGCGGCCGTCGCGATTCAGGACGTCGGTAATTAGCTCAACCAGTTCGCCGTCGTCATCGACGATCAGAACCTTGCGCTTACCGCTTTCCAGGGCATCGGTGGGGATGCCGTTATCACGCATAAACGCAAATAGTTCGTTGCGCGGAATCCGGCGAAAGCGGCTGCCGGGCACCCGAAATCCCTTGAGTTGCCCAGAATCAAAGCAGCGGATGATGGTCTGTTGGCTTACCTTACAGATCTTGGCGGCTTCGCCCGTGGTAAAGACCGTCTTCATAAATGCTAACCATCCCTCTCCCTAGCCGATGGTAAGGCTAGTCTCAGCGGGACTCACGGCCCTACGGCGAAGCCCTTGGTGGCGTCGCGCAAACGGGCGAGAGTACCTAGTCCTCCGTGTGACGCTAGTCGACAGCTAGCCCTTAGCACGCGGTATTCGTAAATCCTTTACGTCCCAGACCTTCTGCATTCGACAACCTTCTCCGGACCTGCCAAGATTGCCGATTTTGCCATCTACGAGGATTATAGCTGGCTTCCCATTAGAGTCAATATCGATCTGAAGGACGCAACATATGCTCCCCAAGCAGTTTACGGCGTTTGCACATCGGGCCGCGATATCTTGCGCGATGGCGCATTTAGGACTTTACTTTCCAAATGCGAGGGTCCCATAGCAAATCACCTTGCTACCTAAAGTCTGTAGCATTTTAGTCATCACACGACGAACCTTTCGCCTATGGCAAAAGGACGCATGAACGAGCGACAGAGTTTGGGATCTGTTCTTCGCTCCCGGCGGCTCGCCGCCGGCATTTCGCAGGAAGAACTCGCTGCCCGGGCAAAAGTGCATCGAACATACGTCGGGAGCGTCGAACGGGGCGAGAGGAATATTAGCTTGGCGAATATCCACGCTCTAGCGAAGGCCCTTCAGACGACTGCGGGATCCCTGCTTACCGAAGCTGACAGGATGATGGAGTAAGGTCGGTCGTGCCGGTAGAGTTTTGCAACAAGCCGATCACGTCACGCAGTAAGTTTACGCCGAAAGGGGGCCACCGATGCTTCCTACCGGCTAAGCATGACGGCAAGTGCCGTGAGTTTCCATTTCTCGACCACCTCGGCAACTACGCGCCACGTGTAGCGA is part of the Pirellulales bacterium genome and harbors:
- a CDS encoding transposase → MESQGQPARKRCVRYNEPGVVHALTFSCFQRRQFLNKDRSRQWFVEAVSRARERLEFNVWAYVIMPEHCHLLVYPRNQDYSISRILSAIKIPVSRRARAYLEAQAPDRLHAMLDCQPNGRVDYRFWQRGGGFDRNLSEPRAIYQTIDYIHANPVRRGLVAKPSEWRWSSALFYEGHAEVPLWMNRDTLPTLFAAGSLRK
- a CDS encoding dihydrodipicolinate synthase family protein, which translates into the protein MSGDQRLRGIFTPNIVPLDARGEINEPELRRYTDWLIERGVHGLYPNGSTGEFTRFTVEERRRIIAIMADQARGRVPILAGAAEANVRETLRACEYYHSLGVRAVAIVSPYYYKLSPPAVYAYFREIGRNTPVDVTLYNIPMFASPIDVPTVQRLSEEFEKIVAIKDSSGDLPHMIRMIAAVRPNRPDFAFLTGWDAALMPMLLVGCDGGTNATSGVVPEITRKLFDLTVGGRIDEARELQYKVLRLFDAMMYTADFPEGFRAALTLRGFQPGSGRQPLSEGQQIELGVVRDTLQCLLAEEGFTDEPIGGCPPSRVDTRQVNQIVQGVLAELARRGLSN
- a CDS encoding BMC domain-containing protein; this encodes MARKKAKSAAGRTRAVARPRKPARRQVPRRSRPVRAAAAPQPAEPAPAPPDEPLSLALVEVGNLTPALLVADRCAKAAGVRILNIESTDSPVQCIKLVGGTAAVREAAIQGAELAEHMGTSVTWTVMPAPLEVTRKLAAQPPAYSPLLDTYDSRNPLENSMSTSQAIGLIETQGLVAALHATDDMLKSAAVELVGKEKIGAAYVTIVIRGDVAAVQAAIAVGRETVERLGGKLIMADLIPRPHAELAALLPK
- a CDS encoding HAMP domain-containing sensor histidine kinase; this translates as MSARLPAIPCGDGFCRLPLSGPTADVLLSLLLEPAAAALPAVLIEALATDPALALWASYHHAVAHRGDCDVPTLAELARWMGQHLLALLNSLEDLPSSDETLVAPEPNRLAARAALDVAAATANVRKRDPLQDPRYLAVLLRSVSDEWLAFGGSAKEFAAAWPGWLGKILHERPAGATSPTTAAIAGSKRKPVRPAASRIKPTTAKKYSAGSLPERARQRWLAPAGFAARNFSTVVARLTKLASLEARFDERLEEEKLEALAEFAAGAGHEINNPLAVISGRAQLFLRHEQDPERRRELAVINTQALRVHEMIADLMLFARPPQPRLAHCDVTELIDVVVSELAPRAEEAGVALDVTLAEELPSIQADATQLQVALRAVMENALDAMTGRGESGRIEITAVTNPPPFQNDASATNSPAIQGGARGGLELSEPRAAQLALILTIRDNGPGMPAEVRRHAFDPFYSGRGAGRGLGNGLSKCWRIVTAHGGRVDIDTSTTGTTVTIGLPANKDFA
- a CDS encoding response regulator; this translates as MKTVFTTGEAAKICKVSQQTIIRCFDSGQLKGFRVPGSRFRRIPRNELFAFMRDNGIPTDALESGKRKVLIVDDDGELVELITDVLNRDGRFEVRSVNNGFDAGMMVKEYRPDLIVLDVMLPDINGKEVCQRVRGDSTMDDVRIICISGMVEEDKIDDLRASGANDFLHKPFEVDTLIERMCTLLDIETLSAG